The DNA region AACATcatcatataaaaacataaaaattattattagaattaaGAATAAAAGTGGGACCTGTAATTTCATCATGATACactgtacagtatagtatacaaataaagaATGATTTAGGAGTGTgatggttaaattatttttacgaGTTGAAGATATAACCTTTCAGATATAAAAATACTCATTATTTGTCAGATTgaataaagtacagtactttCACAAAGACATTTCGCAAACGTTCCGACTGTTGTTCTTGGTTACAATGtgtagtagttttttttaatatattaaataaaattatatttatttggacaacaaaacaatcctaggcctaagTAGCGATACCATTACCACGTCGCCAGGCAACTGAAACTGGTCTATgctaattctgttttttttttcaacgatTCTAAGTCTTGTAGAATTGTTTCCattaattaacaaaatcatacaaacgattagttttagttttttgttttacttacaAGTCTAATTTAGTGCGTATCGCTCTAAAAAATTCCGTCGACGACCGAGTGCGAGTTCGAATAGAATAGTGTTATTGCTTATATGCCAAAGCGGTCGCTGTGTTGAATTTCACGCGATTCACATTTGGTCTCGTACGCGAGAAGATTTTGGTCCGTACAATTGTTTAAAAAGTACTACCatacgatcgtttaatagtatacaaatgatgaatatttatgagtgcgatggtataaacaatttcaaaagGTGAAACATAAAAGGTTAAATGTTGTTTATGCTGTTGTTAACGGGTCGCGCTGACAGGTCTTTCATCGATAAAAATAGGGCACTTTTTTATGGCCCACAATCGTCAAAtcaaatgaattaaatatatttagatggtataggcctataatacgtTATCGTCTATTTAACGCCAAGTGACtcacaatcatccaatcaaatgacagaaaTGTATATAGTATATAACTAAAgcttattataattatgttatactAAACACACATGCTTCATGTCATAGTATGTCATACATCAACTTTCTGCGCTCATATCTTaacgtacgtaggcctactaattattGCGTTTGTGCGGATAacataatatttgtttgtatcCATTATCTCCATTTTAATCTTCAATCACAAAGATCATCATATAATTCGTCGAAAtgacaaatatacatttttttagagaTTAGAGGCAGCAAGGTAGGCCTCAtcccatttttttgtttttttttaggtgaaAGCAGATATTCATATTAGGCAGATAAGTTTTTGGTGAATGGTCCTCACTCGAAAGTTAATTACTGTGAACTAAATGAGAATGCTTAAATTGATGAATCaagtattttggaaaattttGTGAGTTAACTGAAAGGGAACAATTTTATCACATAATTGGGATTCTGGGAAATTGTTCAAGCGAAGTCTGAGATATTACTAAATGAAAGACATTATATTGTATGCTATATGCGGGAATTCAAGGGGTagaaatattatacaaataggCTAATGCACAAGTCGGAGTGCGTTAGTGGAAATGCAGCGCACTCGATGGTATTTACAATGTGGTGCGCGACATTCACGAGGCGCAGTCGAGTGCGTGTTGCACGACAGGCATTATGAACATCATCGTCACGCACGAATTTAGACTTAGACTTgcgttatttgttttataacaacTATTTTCACATACCTATTTGGCTGAATAATCCTGGACCTAGCCTAGAAGCTAGGCCAACCGCGGCACTGAACCATTCTAAATCACCGCCTGGCCTAGCAGTCGTGTACCAGAAATGACAAGATATACAAGCGGTGTATGTTTGATTTGTTTTAGTTTCGCTATGTTTTTAAATGGGGCTGCGGCGCAGACGACTGGTTCTTATTCGTAAATTGCGATCGGTATTAAGGCCcttttacactaggacgataacgatcgacgataaatagacaaatgtgcattttttttacataaagcaaaagaaattagaaaggttttgttctagaactataggataataatttatgctgtctttgataaaaataatatttttaaaattccaatcaaatgacgtcataataaataaaaacaataaaatcgctgtatcgtcatgatattattgctcttactaatcatgacgtcatttgattgaacgtgtgaaaatatcattttcatcaaagcatagatggttattctatagttctagaatgaaaagttttttaatttcttttgttttatgtacgaTAAGTGCACATTTTTCTATTTGTCGTCggtcgttatcgtcatagttTAAACGGACctatatgtcatattatttacACGCAGAGTGCTGTTATGCTTTTTACCTGCGCACTTTTTGCACTCCAGTGCATGATAgtgaaacaaggccatatacatgtctgcagtcgcgtgctcaagttagtgtttaccgaccaaccgagcGACCGACCGATATAGTAAGCTGTAGAGTGTCGCAAACACGACTCATTTCAGCGCGTCTGATTGGCTACATCCTTGAACCCACCAATCGGGTATCCTAAATAAAGGTTTCAAAATTGGAAGTGTTGAACAGAAAGTTGCCGTCCCTGTTGCTCTTTCTGTGgtactgtaaaaataattatattaacaataacaatcaTTAGATTCACTAAAGATCGCCATAAAATACTGTggcatttaaaaaattgaataaatgagAATTCGAATAGTAAACTTACTGCTTCTTTTTGAAGTAATTTTTCTTGGGTCATTGTGACATGAAATATGTACCATCTCCCTTAAATCTTCGTGACATTGCCGCATACTTTCTACAGTCCATACTCGTGCCCAATCATGGTGTGacctgtaaaaaaatatttattaggtaaacaattaatattaatcagTAATAATATTCTGCAAATTcaaacaaattgtaaatttaacatttattacaTTGCAacaaaatagtaaaacaaaatgaaacaatctatacaaaatacatataaacctatttatttaaaataaattagtatcATTTGTTATAAATTCTCTAATTACAAAGTTCACATAATGTTCAAATGGATTATACAGTAGTAACTTTAGAATGATATCTttgtaacaaataataattattaaactttataaaGTCATTTATTCATGTTTACAGCTCCAATATTTGATTTTCATTGTAGAATTTAAAGTTATTAACACTCTTGTATAACTTTATAACAAAAAactagaaataaaaacaatttcaaaaaataactagaatttaattcgtcactttgacgaattataggtgatcatttttatcattttattgacattcatattttttaaacatgcacgtatgttaacatacgatcggaaaatgttgatgtatgccatcctattatacgcttatagtgctgagttgtgcctattatatgccatatacaatatgtactgtatatactgtactgtgtatatctatatacagtgtagcataggtgaatttacgggacccacatcatgttctaatttttttgtatgatgacgttgtcaaaataaacttgaagagaacaatatcgaaagataatgaattgagcaataaaatataacaattggaagaaaatttggcacgtagaagcgcggTGCGCGctctttaaaatttgtataactttgacgaaagagatgaaaaaatgactttttaacttcaactggccatatgataacgtcacaacatccgataggcttcatttttatatgaatacatatctacatttcactagatctcataataagttataaataTCAAGGTTAACTTTAATTCAGAAGAGCTGTAAGGTATTCAAATTTACCTTGTAGTTGAAATTACGTAACCaccgttatttaaattttaagacgtgatgacgttatccaaatgaAAATCTTGGCAATTCATAAGTAACATAATTGGTTGAGGCacaatgtattaaaaattaaaagaaaatcgatCACAGATAAGCGAGTTGCGCTCTGTTGAATATGGTGGTCTATGACAAAAGGGGAAAAAatcctattttaaaaattcatgtggccaaatgatgacgtcatacaattttgtacgtctaatgtgtatatacatttatatctacaactcattggcttccataataagttaaaaaaattgggggtcaccgtgcattctgaagaattattttcatttcagaaatgccttattttttaccatttttagcacttttgtacaattaatgtgcgcattttgtcatttttaacgtgctcgtatatgattgataatgtgatttcaaaaaatggcgtataaataacgtcacggatgagtgatcacgctgaaaagcttattagaactaagttacagtatttgaaagacattgtgaaattttggcaatcattgacatttaactttttgagataattgttacacaaaatagtgtacagaaagaataaagacttcatacaataacaataggtgatcattttattctaaatgatcacctaaaaatgaaaatcttACCTATCTGAATAATCTTGTAATGAATAAGTAGAACCAACTAAAACTGCTAGTAGCCACGTCCACATAAGAAGACATAGTCGCCGTCGACAAACTTCCATctgataaaaaaataactatttcaatatttttcttaccAATGAATTGTATAATAGGTCAAATAATTAGCAAAAAAACAAGGCTTATCTAGCTTTGCTAAAACTCAAAAGTGTGAACACGTTACGTTCCCTTAAGTTTCCAGAGTATTTATTATTGTCAAATCCACATgtcaattatattatatcaatCGCCCACTCATATAGGACGCCCTCAAATAACTTTAAATGGCAACATAATACTGAGTATTATTCTTAAACGTGATTGCACAAAAACCAGGATTAAATCAgtgaattatttatatttatcttCTACAAACTagatgaaattatttatattgttcaaaattataaaaataactgaaataaaaatcagtttatttctttaatgataattattagcCTCATGTAAGAGAGCATTTGTTGGTTGAGTCTTAAAGATAtagaaaacatatttaatatcTACTTCTTCTTGATATCTAATTATACAATTTTTGCTGTAATAACAAATACTGACAAATACATGCTGCTGATTTATATACATCCCTGTCTCTTGTTTCACCtacataattaaaatgttgTGACTTTGTTTTGATTACTATAAATGAGTTAATTCCCAAGTCGTTGTGTGGTAAGATTATTActtaaattaaactaaacttATTTTGTACATGCCAAACGTAACACGGTATGTTATAACAATATTGAAATCACtactattgtattgtaattattattattattttgtcgtATGATAATAtctatgaaaataaaaacaacttaatGTGCTTTGTATTATAAGAAGATACAAAAATAgtcatataatattgtatacattATCAGTATTT from Antedon mediterranea chromosome 2, ecAntMedi1.1, whole genome shotgun sequence includes:
- the LOC140039789 gene encoding insulin-like peptide 7, which codes for MEVCRRRLCLLMWTWLLAVLVGSTYSLQDYSDRSHHDWARVWTVESMRQCHEDLREMVHISCHNDPRKITSKRSIFIPRNEATGFLSRFLRTRRPSELHEDCCLDSRGCTWEEVAEIACINNRRRMHRPGSPVGR